A genome region from Populus alba chromosome 3, ASM523922v2, whole genome shotgun sequence includes the following:
- the LOC118054295 gene encoding putative disease resistance RPP13-like protein 1 isoform X1: MALAVIGESILAAVLEVLMERISPAVRDFFKSQKIDDEELKKLKARMRSVSKLLNDAEEKQITDAAVKEWLDELKDAVYQADDFLDEIAYKALRLKLEGESRSHTCTDQLRSFLASLNPCRKGVREVQIDLEKILRSLEELVGQKDVLGLIERIGEKPSSRITPTSSLIDESGVYGRDAEKEAIMKLLLSDDTKGRHLDVISIVGMGGVGKTTLAQLLYKEIVVSNDRSQKSSFDLKAWVYVSEEFDVLKVTKDILKGVGSMNCDNMTEDQLHCELEKKLSGNKLSLVLDDVWSDNQSQWEFLLKPFMSVRQGSKIIVTTRNENVASIISSVSTHHIKKLSDDDCWLVLSKHAFDGGNFTAHPELELIGRQIARKCNGLPLAAKTLGSLLCSKRAMKEWMKILKSNFWELPNDNILSPLRLSYHYLPSHLKRCFSYCAIIPKGYKFTREEIVLLWMAEGFLVEPRRNNEMEEIGYEYFNELVARSFFQQSSLSSSLFIMHDLINDLARFASGDFCFRLEGDDSSKTTERTRHLSYRATKDDSYQTFKAIKNPQLLRTLLCPNGWPQHMIQQVEVICNLLPALKCLRVLSLHPFHDISVLPNSICNLKHLRYLDLSRTKITRLPESMCSLYNLEILNLHFCVKLVELPANMRSLINLRHLDLQHTKLPEMPLQMGKLTKLRKLTDFFIGKQSGSNIKELGKLQHLSGDLSIWNLQNVTDARDSFEANLKGKEHLEKLELVWDCDMDNPLVHEKVLEQLQPPVNVKILTINGYGGTRFPDWVGNSSLPLLQELYIRSCPNLKKALFTHFPSLTKLDIRACEQFEIEIFPLELFPKLESLTIGSCPNLVSFSKGMPLAPNLKEFQLWSCSNLKSLPENMHSLLPSLEKLSIFHCPKLESFPVGGLPSKLKGLAIWGCDKLIAGRAQWDLQSLHVLSRFSIAENDVLECFPEETLLPSSLTRLEIRTHKNLKSLDYKGLQHLTSLRELIIMNCMEVSMPEEGLPPSISSLTIWQCPLLEKECEGELRKFPKYIRDPEYMTSGRKSI, encoded by the coding sequence ATGGCTCTCGCAGTGATTGGAGAATCAATTCTTGCTGCAGTCCTTGAAGTTTTGATGGAGAGGATTTCTCCTGCGGTTAGGGACTTCTTCAAGAGCCAAAAAATCGATGATGAAGAATTGAAGAAGTTGAAGGCAAGAATGAGGTCTGTTAGTAAACTGCTCAATGATGCAGAGGAGAAGCAGATTACTGATGCAGCTGTGAAAGAGTGGCTTGATGAGCTTAAGGATGCTGTCTATCAAGCTGATGACTTCTTGGATGAGATTGCTTATAAAGCTTTGCGGTTGAAGTTGGAAGGTGAATCTCGAAGTCACACCTGCACGGATCAGCTTCGAAGTTTTCTCGCTTCTCTTAATCCATGTAGAAAGGGGGTGAGAGAGGTGCAAATAGACTTGGAAAAGATCCTTCGAAGTTTAGAAGAGTTAGTGGGACAAAAGGATGTTCTTGGTCTGATAGAGCGCATTGGGGAGAAACCATCGTCGCGGATAACACCGACTTCTTCTCTGATAGATGAATCTGGAGTTTATGGAAGGGATGCTGAAAAAGAGGCCATAATGAAGTTGCTGCTATCAGATGATACAAAAGGCAGGCACCTAGATGTGATTTCGATAGTGGGTATGGGAGGGGTTGGTAAAACCACCCTTGCTCAGCTTCTCTATAAAGAAATTGTTGTTTCCAACGACAGAAGCCAGAAGAGCTCGTTTGATCTCAAAGCCTGGGTTTATGTTTCGGAAGAATTCGATGTTCTCAAAGTAACAAAAGATATTCTGAAGGGGGTTGGTTCGATGAACTGTGACAACATGACTGAAGATCAACTCCATTGCGAGCTAGAGAAGAAATTGTCAGGGAACAAACTATCGCTTGTTCTAGACGATGTTTGGAGCGATAACCAATCTCAGTGGGAATTTTTACTGAAACCTTTCATGTCCGTGAGACAGGGAAGTAAAATTATCGTGACAACGCGCAATGAAAACGTAGCATCGATCATTTCTTCTGTTTCAACTCATCATATAAAGAAGTTATCTGACGATGATTGTTGGTTGGTGTTGTCAAAACATGCATTTGATGGTGGAAATTTCACTGCCCATCCAGAGCTGGAATTAATTGGCAGACAGATAGCGAGGAAGTGCAACGGCCTGCCTTTGGCTGCAAAAACACTTGGGAGTCTCCTGTGCTCCAAAAGAGCTATGAAGGAGTGGATGAAGATATTAAAGAGCAATTTTTGGGAATTGCCAAATGACAACATTCTGTCACCTCTGCGGCTGAGTTATCATTATCTCCCATCTCATTTAAAACGATGCTTTTCTTACTGCGCGATAATTCCGAAGGGTTATAAATTCACAAGGGAGGAGATAGTCCTTTTATGGATGGCAGAAGGCTTTTTGGTGGAACCCAGAAGAAATAATGAGATGGAAGAAATAGGCTATGAGTACTTCAATGAGCTTGTGGCAAGGTCATTTTTTCAGCAATCAAGTCTCAGTTCATCATTATTCATAATGCATGACCTCATTAATGATTTAGCTAGATTTGCATCCGGAGATTTTTGCTTCAGGCTAGAAGGTGATGATTCAAGCAAGACTACTGAAAGGACTCGCCATTTATCATACAGAGCAACAAAAGATGACTCTTATCAGACATTCAAGGCGATCAAGAACCCCCAATTGCTGCGCACCTTGCTATGTCCCAATGGTTGGCCTCAACACATGATACAACAAGTTGAGGTAATATGTAATTTATTGCCTGCACTCAAGTGCCTCAGAGTGCTATCTTTGCACCCCTTTCATGATATATCTGTGTTGCCTAATTCAATTTGCAACTTGAAGCATTTACGGTATCTTGATCTTTCTCGTACAAAGATTACAAGGCTCCCTGAATCAATGTGCAGTCTGTATAATTTGGAAATTTTGAACTTGCACTTTTGTGTTAAGCTTGTTGAGTTGCCAGCTAACATGAGAAGCTTGATCAACTTGCGTCATCTTGATCTTCAACACACAAAATTGCCAGAGATGCCACTGCAAATGGGGAAACTAACAAAGCTTCGAAAATTAACTGATTTCTTTATCGGAAAACAAAGTGGCTCTAACATTAAAGAGTTGGGAAAGCTTCAGCATCTATCTGGTGATCTTTCTATTTGGAATCTTCAAAATGTCACAGATGCTCGAGATTCTTTTGAAGCGAATTTGAAGGGTAAAGAACATCTTGAGAAGTTGGAGTTAGTATGGGATTGTGATATGGATAATCCACTCGTCCATGAAAAGGTACTTGAGCAGCTACAACCTCCTGTTAATGTCAAAATTCTCACCATTAATGGGTATGGAGGTACAAGATTTCCAGATTGGGTTGGGAACTCCTCTCTTCCTCTCCTCCAAGAGCTTTACATCAGAAGCTGCCCCAACCTGAAGAAGGCCCTCTTTACTCACTTTCCTTCTTTAACCAAACTTGATATCAGGGCATGTGAGCAGTTTGAGATCGAGATTTTCCCATTAGAGTTGTTCCCTAAATTAGAATCTCTTACTATTGGTAGTTGTCCTAATTTAGTATCTTTCAGCAAAGGAATGCCCCTTGCCCCAAATTTGAAAGAGTTTCAGTTATGGAGTTGTTCAAATTTGAAGTCATTGCCCGAGAATATGCATTCACTTCTACCTTCCCTTGAGAAATTGTCCATATTTCATTGTCCGAAACTCGAGTCATTTCCAGTAGGGGGTTTGCCCTCCAAACTTAAAGGACTTGCTATTTGGGGTTGCGACAAACTCATTGCAGGCCGCGCACAATGGGATTTGCAATCACTCCATGTTCTTTCAAGATTTTCAATTgcagaaaatgatgttttggaGTGCTTCCCTGAGGAGACGCTACTGCCCTCAAGCCTTACCCGTCTTGAAATCAGGAcacataaaaatctcaaatctcTTGACTACAAGGGACTTCAACACCTCACCTCTCTTAGAGAGTTGATAATTATGAACTGCATGGAGGTTTCCATGCCAGAAGAGGGGCTGCCCCCCTCCATTTCTTCTCTAACTATCTGGCAATGTCCTTTGCTGGAAAAGGAGTGTGAAGGGGAGCTGAGGAAGTTCCCAAAATACATCAGAGATCCAGAATATATGACATCAggaagaaaatcaatttaa
- the LOC118054295 gene encoding putative disease resistance RPP13-like protein 1 isoform X2, whose amino-acid sequence MALAVIGESILAAVLEVLMERISPAVRDFFKSQKIDDEELKKLKARMRSVSKLLNDAEEKQITDAAVKEWLDELKDAVYQADDFLDEIAYKALRLKLEGESRSHTCTDQLRSFLASLNPCRKGVREVQIDLEKILRSLEELVGQKDVLGLIERIGEKPSSRITPTSSLIDESGVYGRDAEKEAIMKLLLSDDTKGRHLDVISIVGMGGVGKTTLAQLLYKEIVVSNDRSQKSSFDLKAWVYVSEEFDVLKVTKDILKGVGSMNCDNMTEDQLHCELEKKLSGNKLSLVLDDVWSDNQSQWEFLLKPFMSVRQGSKIIVTTRNENVASIISSVSTHHIKKLSDDDCWLVLSKHAFDGGNFTAHPELELIGRQIARKCNGLPLAAKTLGSLLCSKRAMKEWMKILKSNFWELPNDNILSPLRLSYHYLPSHLKRCFSYCAIIPKGYKFTREEIVLLWMAEGFLVEPRRNNEMEEIGYEYFNELVARLEGDDSSKTTERTRHLSYRATKDDSYQTFKAIKNPQLLRTLLCPNGWPQHMIQQVEVICNLLPALKCLRVLSLHPFHDISVLPNSICNLKHLRYLDLSRTKITRLPESMCSLYNLEILNLHFCVKLVELPANMRSLINLRHLDLQHTKLPEMPLQMGKLTKLRKLTDFFIGKQSGSNIKELGKLQHLSGDLSIWNLQNVTDARDSFEANLKGKEHLEKLELVWDCDMDNPLVHEKVLEQLQPPVNVKILTINGYGGTRFPDWVGNSSLPLLQELYIRSCPNLKKALFTHFPSLTKLDIRACEQFEIEIFPLELFPKLESLTIGSCPNLVSFSKGMPLAPNLKEFQLWSCSNLKSLPENMHSLLPSLEKLSIFHCPKLESFPVGGLPSKLKGLAIWGCDKLIAGRAQWDLQSLHVLSRFSIAENDVLECFPEETLLPSSLTRLEIRTHKNLKSLDYKGLQHLTSLRELIIMNCMEVSMPEEGLPPSISSLTIWQCPLLEKECEGELRKFPKYIRDPEYMTSGRKSI is encoded by the exons ATGGCTCTCGCAGTGATTGGAGAATCAATTCTTGCTGCAGTCCTTGAAGTTTTGATGGAGAGGATTTCTCCTGCGGTTAGGGACTTCTTCAAGAGCCAAAAAATCGATGATGAAGAATTGAAGAAGTTGAAGGCAAGAATGAGGTCTGTTAGTAAACTGCTCAATGATGCAGAGGAGAAGCAGATTACTGATGCAGCTGTGAAAGAGTGGCTTGATGAGCTTAAGGATGCTGTCTATCAAGCTGATGACTTCTTGGATGAGATTGCTTATAAAGCTTTGCGGTTGAAGTTGGAAGGTGAATCTCGAAGTCACACCTGCACGGATCAGCTTCGAAGTTTTCTCGCTTCTCTTAATCCATGTAGAAAGGGGGTGAGAGAGGTGCAAATAGACTTGGAAAAGATCCTTCGAAGTTTAGAAGAGTTAGTGGGACAAAAGGATGTTCTTGGTCTGATAGAGCGCATTGGGGAGAAACCATCGTCGCGGATAACACCGACTTCTTCTCTGATAGATGAATCTGGAGTTTATGGAAGGGATGCTGAAAAAGAGGCCATAATGAAGTTGCTGCTATCAGATGATACAAAAGGCAGGCACCTAGATGTGATTTCGATAGTGGGTATGGGAGGGGTTGGTAAAACCACCCTTGCTCAGCTTCTCTATAAAGAAATTGTTGTTTCCAACGACAGAAGCCAGAAGAGCTCGTTTGATCTCAAAGCCTGGGTTTATGTTTCGGAAGAATTCGATGTTCTCAAAGTAACAAAAGATATTCTGAAGGGGGTTGGTTCGATGAACTGTGACAACATGACTGAAGATCAACTCCATTGCGAGCTAGAGAAGAAATTGTCAGGGAACAAACTATCGCTTGTTCTAGACGATGTTTGGAGCGATAACCAATCTCAGTGGGAATTTTTACTGAAACCTTTCATGTCCGTGAGACAGGGAAGTAAAATTATCGTGACAACGCGCAATGAAAACGTAGCATCGATCATTTCTTCTGTTTCAACTCATCATATAAAGAAGTTATCTGACGATGATTGTTGGTTGGTGTTGTCAAAACATGCATTTGATGGTGGAAATTTCACTGCCCATCCAGAGCTGGAATTAATTGGCAGACAGATAGCGAGGAAGTGCAACGGCCTGCCTTTGGCTGCAAAAACACTTGGGAGTCTCCTGTGCTCCAAAAGAGCTATGAAGGAGTGGATGAAGATATTAAAGAGCAATTTTTGGGAATTGCCAAATGACAACATTCTGTCACCTCTGCGGCTGAGTTATCATTATCTCCCATCTCATTTAAAACGATGCTTTTCTTACTGCGCGATAATTCCGAAGGGTTATAAATTCACAAGGGAGGAGATAGTCCTTTTATGGATGGCAGAAGGCTTTTTGGTGGAACCCAGAAGAAATAATGAGATGGAAGAAATAGGCTATGAGTACTTCAATGAGCTTGTGGCAAG GCTAGAAGGTGATGATTCAAGCAAGACTACTGAAAGGACTCGCCATTTATCATACAGAGCAACAAAAGATGACTCTTATCAGACATTCAAGGCGATCAAGAACCCCCAATTGCTGCGCACCTTGCTATGTCCCAATGGTTGGCCTCAACACATGATACAACAAGTTGAGGTAATATGTAATTTATTGCCTGCACTCAAGTGCCTCAGAGTGCTATCTTTGCACCCCTTTCATGATATATCTGTGTTGCCTAATTCAATTTGCAACTTGAAGCATTTACGGTATCTTGATCTTTCTCGTACAAAGATTACAAGGCTCCCTGAATCAATGTGCAGTCTGTATAATTTGGAAATTTTGAACTTGCACTTTTGTGTTAAGCTTGTTGAGTTGCCAGCTAACATGAGAAGCTTGATCAACTTGCGTCATCTTGATCTTCAACACACAAAATTGCCAGAGATGCCACTGCAAATGGGGAAACTAACAAAGCTTCGAAAATTAACTGATTTCTTTATCGGAAAACAAAGTGGCTCTAACATTAAAGAGTTGGGAAAGCTTCAGCATCTATCTGGTGATCTTTCTATTTGGAATCTTCAAAATGTCACAGATGCTCGAGATTCTTTTGAAGCGAATTTGAAGGGTAAAGAACATCTTGAGAAGTTGGAGTTAGTATGGGATTGTGATATGGATAATCCACTCGTCCATGAAAAGGTACTTGAGCAGCTACAACCTCCTGTTAATGTCAAAATTCTCACCATTAATGGGTATGGAGGTACAAGATTTCCAGATTGGGTTGGGAACTCCTCTCTTCCTCTCCTCCAAGAGCTTTACATCAGAAGCTGCCCCAACCTGAAGAAGGCCCTCTTTACTCACTTTCCTTCTTTAACCAAACTTGATATCAGGGCATGTGAGCAGTTTGAGATCGAGATTTTCCCATTAGAGTTGTTCCCTAAATTAGAATCTCTTACTATTGGTAGTTGTCCTAATTTAGTATCTTTCAGCAAAGGAATGCCCCTTGCCCCAAATTTGAAAGAGTTTCAGTTATGGAGTTGTTCAAATTTGAAGTCATTGCCCGAGAATATGCATTCACTTCTACCTTCCCTTGAGAAATTGTCCATATTTCATTGTCCGAAACTCGAGTCATTTCCAGTAGGGGGTTTGCCCTCCAAACTTAAAGGACTTGCTATTTGGGGTTGCGACAAACTCATTGCAGGCCGCGCACAATGGGATTTGCAATCACTCCATGTTCTTTCAAGATTTTCAATTgcagaaaatgatgttttggaGTGCTTCCCTGAGGAGACGCTACTGCCCTCAAGCCTTACCCGTCTTGAAATCAGGAcacataaaaatctcaaatctcTTGACTACAAGGGACTTCAACACCTCACCTCTCTTAGAGAGTTGATAATTATGAACTGCATGGAGGTTTCCATGCCAGAAGAGGGGCTGCCCCCCTCCATTTCTTCTCTAACTATCTGGCAATGTCCTTTGCTGGAAAAGGAGTGTGAAGGGGAGCTGAGGAAGTTCCCAAAATACATCAGAGATCCAGAATATATGACATCAggaagaaaatcaatttaa